A window of Anaerolineae bacterium genomic DNA:
GGGCCGACGTGCGAGCGCTTTACGGCCTGGCTTGCCGAACAGACGGACACGTCGGTGACTGTCGGCTGGTCTGATTACCCCGGTGCGGATGGCTACTGGGTCGCCGTCGGCGACGCTGCTACGCGTATGCTTTTGCCTGGTTGGCCGGTTGTCCTGCCGCCCAGCGAGCACAGCACCAGTATCGCGGGCTTGCTGCCCGGTGATTACTTCGTTGCCGTGGCTCCCTACCTGCCTCGTGGCGGGCCGATCTGCATCCGGGAAGTGCCCTTCACGATTGGGGGAGGGCCGGGGGAGCAGTTCATCTGTACTATCAGCACTGACCGTCGTGATGTGCCGGTGCGCGTGGGGCCAGGATATACGCGGGCCATCTTCGCTTTCCTGACACCTGGTATGGAATATGGGGTTGCCGGGCAGGCGACGGATGGCGACGGTAACCTGTGGTGGCAGATCGACAAGACGCTGATCCCCGGCCATGAGATGGTGATCAGCCTGTGGGTGGCTGCCGACGACGTGGAGGAGAATGGCACGTGGTGCGCCAACGTGCCGCCGGGCGACGTGCCGCCGCTGATCCCCCAAGAGCCAGACCGACCGACCGGTCAGTGGCTGCCGTGCGGCTCATGCGACACCTGTGGACATCCGGCCAGCGAATGTGTCACTTCACCGGAGGGGGAGTGCCTGTGGGATCCAGCCTCTTGCGCGGGCGTTCCGCCGGATGACGGCAGCGGGTGTTATGCGGTCATAGCGGCAGTGGATCCAGGGCGGTGCCAGACGCCTGTCTCAGCCATGCTCGACACGCCGCCGAACTGCGGCAGCCGCTATACGCCGGGCACGACGATCAATGCCCATGCGGTGGCAGTCGACCCCAAGTGCAATGTGGAATACTGGTCAGGGTGCGGCGCGTCGGGCACAGAGAACAGCATCACCTTTACACCGACCGGCAGTTGTACGATTACAGCGCATATGTACTACGGCAACTAGGCCGTAGCCGCTGTAACAACGCTGACAGGGCGACTCCGCGATCAGTCCCAGGCCTATCAACCGGGATGCGATCGCCGGAGTCGCCTTGGCGTTGTAGAAGCATGAGATTGGATGCGGAATTGTGCTGAAGTGCTGGTACAATGGGTAGAAATACCTCACACCAAGGAGCGAGGCCATGAACTCCCTACCCGCCGATACCCGCCGCGATTCCGAATCGATCCGCCTCTTTGAATCCGATTTCCTGGAATTCTTCACGCATATCAGTCCGGTGACCGTCCTGGTGATGTGGGTGCCGGTGACGATTCTGTTGCTGGCCGACGCGGCAGCCAATGCGCCGGCGACTGGCTTTCCATGGTACATCCTGGTAGCGGTGATTCTTGGCTGGGCGCTGTGGACGCTGACGGAGTACACCCTGCACCGCTTCCTGTTTCATTACAAGCCGCGCACGCCACGGTTGGAGCGTCTCTTCTTCCTGTTTCATGGCGTGCACCATGCCCAGCCACAGGATAAAACGCGCCTGGTTATGCCCCTTCCGGTCAGCATCCCGCTGGCCCTGCTATTCTACGGGTTGTTCTACCTGGTGGTGGCGGAACTGCTCAAAGCTCCGCTGTGGGTGAATCCGCTGATGGCGGGATTTGTTTTCGGTTATCTGTGTTACGACATGATCCATTACGCGACCCACCACTTCCCCATGCGCTCGCGGGTGGCCAGGTTTCTCAAGCGCTACCACATGATGCACCACTACAAAGACCCGGACACGCGCTTTGGCGTCAGCGTGCCCATCTGGGACTATGTTTTTGGGACGGTAGGGCAGGGGCGCTGAGTCGTTTCCACTCCAAATCCAAGAAGTAAGATGCCTCGGCCAGCCAGAAGACTTCAGCTGGCCGGGGTTGTGGAAAGGATTAAAGAGATCAGCAGACCCGCTGGTTCAGCGGGTACGCGCTCCCGCTTCAATAGCAGGCGTACTCCCATCTGCCTCGGAGGAGTCGCAGCGGCGGCTTTGCAGACGGTGGGTACGCCGATCGTACCGGTCGCATAGCTGGTCAACGACCGTGTTGGCCCACAGGGGGGTACCGTTGAAGTAGGCAGCGCGGGCGATCATATGGGTGGCGACCGGCGTGGTCAGCATGACGAACACCACGGTCGCCAGGGCCTGCGCGGATACGGTCAGGTCGCCAAAGAAAACCGCTGCTGCCAGCAACGTCGCGCCGACGCCCAGGGTTGCCCCTTTGGCGCTGGCGGACATGCGCATGAAGACATCCGGCATCCGCACCAGCCCGATCGCCGCGATGACAATGAAGACCGACCCGATGATCATGAGCAGCGCGCTCAGGGTTTCACTGATCACGGAGGGTGCTCCTTTCAATGTAGTAGGCGAAGGCCACCGTCCCCAGGAAGGAGAGCAGGGCGATCACCAGCGCCACATCCAGCATCAGGGATACATTGGTGGCGATGGCGTAGACGGCGGTCACACTGATTCCGATCAGGGAAAGGAAGTCCAGCGCCACAACGCGGTCCGGCAGGCTGGGGCCGCGCAACAGTCGGAAGAAGGCCAGCAACATCGCGCCAACCAGTAGCGGCAGGCTGATTAGCAGGGCCAGTAGACTCAGGTTCATGCGAACAACTCCTTGATCCGGCGTTCGAAACCGTTCTTGATTTCCGCCCGGAAGGTTTCCACGCTCTCGATGTGAATGACATGCACGTAGAGTTCGCTCCGGTCATCGGAGATATCCAGCGAGAGTGTGCCAGGGGTCAGCGTCAGCAGGTTGGCCAGCAACGTGATCTGCAGGTCGGATGTCAGCTCCAGCGGGACAGCGATCACACCGGGCCGCATGTCGTAGCGTGGCTTGAGCACGTAATAGGCCATCCGCAGATTGGCCAGCAGTAACTCGGTCAGGAAGAATCCGGCAAAGCGGATAGCCAGCCAGAATTTGTGGAAGTACACCGGGCGCTCATCGCTGCGGCGTGTCAGCCACAGAATCAGGTAGCCCAGCCCGAAACCGATCGCCAGATTGCTCGCAGTGAACTGCCCGGTCAGGGCGATCCAGGCCAGGGCCAGCAGGATATTGAGCAGAAAAGTGGTCACAGGGCGCCTCCCAGTACTGTCTGGATGTAAGCGGACGGGTCGATCAGTTGCTGCGCGGCGGCGGTCGCCAGCGTGAAGATCGGCTCCGCCAGCATGCCCAGCAGCACGGTCAGGCCCACCAGGGTTAACGCGGGCAGGAAGTAAAGCAGCCGTTCCCGCCCCTGCAGGACGTGGATCGGCTCCTGCACCGTGCGCGGCTTCCAGAACGCTTCCGTCCAGATTTTGGTCATGGAGAACAGGGTCAGGATACTCACACCCAGGCCGACAGCGGTGATGGCGTACTGGCCGGCTTCCAGCCCGGCGCGTACCAGGGCGAACTTGGCCCAGAAGCCGGAAAGCGGTGGCAGGCCGGCCAGCGACAGGGCTGGCAACAGGAACAACAGTGCCACGCCAAGATGGGACTGGTACAGCCCGCCGAGTTGCTTGAGATGATAAGTCCCCTGCAGGCGGTGCACGATTCCGCTGACCAGAAAGAGCGCCGACTTGGTGATGATGACGTGCACCATGAAAACCAGCGTTGCTGCCAGCGCCAGCGGTGTATATAGCCCCAGCCCCAGCAGCAGGTAGCCGATCTGGCTGATGATGTGGAAGGAAAGCAGCCGCCGCATCTCCATCTGGGCCACTGCTCCCAGTACGCCGGTGACCATGGTCAGCCCGGCCAGGACCAGCAGAAGGGTATGCGTGTAGGCGATGTCCTGGGTGAAGAGCAGGGTGAAGGTGCGGATCAGGGCGTAGACGCCGACTTTGGTGAGCAGGGCGGCAAAGATGGTCGTCACCGGCAATGGCGGCGTATGGTACGAATCAGGCAGCCAGAAGAACAGCGGGAAGATCGCGGCCTTGATCCCGAAAGCAACCAGGAACAGCATCGCCAGCACGGTGATCAGCCCTGACTGACCCAGACGCGGGAGTTGTACAGCCAGGTCAGCCAGGTTGAGCGTGCCAGCCACGCTATACAGGATGCCCACCGCGCTCAGGAACAGCGCGGATGCGATCAGGTTCAGGGTGAAGTACTTGATCGCTCCGGCCAGTTGCGCCCGTTCGCCGCCCAGCACCAGCAGCACAAACGACGCAATCAGCAGCACCTCAAACCACACATACAGGTTGAACAGGTCGCCGGTCAGAAAGGCCCCGCTAACACCCATCAGCAGGATCAACAACAAGGGGTAGTAGCCAAACGATTCGCGGGCAGGGTCCATACTGACCAGTGAATACACCATGACCACCGCCCCCATCAGGCCGGTCACGGTGACCATGACCGCGCTGAACAGATCGGCTGCCAGCGTGATGCCGAATGGCGCAGGCCAATCGCCGATCTGCAGGGCAAGGATTCCATCGTTGACTACACTGATCAGGAGCAGCACTGCTACCACCAGCAGGCCAGCGGCGCCGGCGAGACCCAGCCAGCGTTGCATCCGGCGTTGCCGCCAGGCCAGCAACGCCGCGCCCGCCGCGATCAGCGGAATAAGGATCGGAAGGACAAGAAGGTGATGCATCACTGACTTTGCCTTTCTGCCTGCTAGGTATCCGGGGTCCGGATTTTGTCCAGATCGACGCTGCCTACCGCCTGGTAAACCCGCTTGAACAGCACCAGTGCGAACGCCTGGATGCCGAACCCGATCACGATCGCGGTCAGGATCAGGGCCTGGGGGACGGGATCGGTGGCAACGGGGGCGGCACCCTCTGCGGGCACCAGCGCCGGCGCGCCGCGGTTGAGGCCGCCGACCGTGAAGATCAGGAGGTTGGCAGCGTGGCCCAGCAGCACCAGACCGATGATCACTTTGACCATACTGCGCCGCATGACCATGTAGAACCCGGCTGCGTACAGCCCGCCGATGACTACTGCCAGCAAAATCTCCATCCGCCTATTCCTCCATCAGCGTGAAAATCATCATCAACGCAACGCCGATCACGACCAGGAACACGCCAAGGTCAAAGATCAGCGGCGTGCCAACCTTGCCGATGACCGGCAGTTCGACAGTGCTCCACAGTCCGGTCATGAACGGCTTTCCGGCTAGCAGGGCTATCAGGCCGCTGGCGGCGGCCAGTAACAACCCGATCGCAATGAAGCGGCGGGGCGAGAATCGTAGCACGGCCCGCGCCTGTTGCATGTCATGAGCGATGGCGTACAGGGCAAAGGCCGCCGCCACCACCAACCCGGCGAT
This region includes:
- a CDS encoding fatty acid hydroxylase, which produces MNSLPADTRRDSESIRLFESDFLEFFTHISPVTVLVMWVPVTILLLADAAANAPATGFPWYILVAVILGWALWTLTEYTLHRFLFHYKPRTPRLERLFFLFHGVHHAQPQDKTRLVMPLPVSIPLALLFYGLFYLVVAELLKAPLWVNPLMAGFVFGYLCYDMIHYATHHFPMRSRVARFLKRYHMMHHYKDPDTRFGVSVPIWDYVFGTVGQGR
- a CDS encoding monovalent cation/H(+) antiporter subunit G, which codes for MSETLSALLMIIGSVFIVIAAIGLVRMPDVFMRMSASAKGATLGVGATLLAAAVFFGDLTVSAQALATVVFVMLTTPVATHMIARAAYFNGTPLWANTVVDQLCDRYDRRTHRLQSRRCDSSEADGSTPAIEAGARTR
- a CDS encoding cation:proton antiporter, with the protein product MNLSLLALLISLPLLVGAMLLAFFRLLRGPSLPDRVVALDFLSLIGISVTAVYAIATNVSLMLDVALVIALLSFLGTVAFAYYIERSTLRDQ
- a CDS encoding Na+/H+ antiporter subunit E produces the protein MTTFLLNILLALAWIALTGQFTASNLAIGFGLGYLILWLTRRSDERPVYFHKFWLAIRFAGFFLTELLLANLRMAYYVLKPRYDMRPGVIAVPLELTSDLQITLLANLLTLTPGTLSLDISDDRSELYVHVIHIESVETFRAEIKNGFERRIKELFA
- a CDS encoding Na+/H+ antiporter subunit D, translated to MHHLLVLPILIPLIAAGAALLAWRQRRMQRWLGLAGAAGLLVVAVLLLISVVNDGILALQIGDWPAPFGITLAADLFSAVMVTVTGLMGAVVMVYSLVSMDPARESFGYYPLLLILLMGVSGAFLTGDLFNLYVWFEVLLIASFVLLVLGGERAQLAGAIKYFTLNLIASALFLSAVGILYSVAGTLNLADLAVQLPRLGQSGLITVLAMLFLVAFGIKAAIFPLFFWLPDSYHTPPLPVTTIFAALLTKVGVYALIRTFTLLFTQDIAYTHTLLLVLAGLTMVTGVLGAVAQMEMRRLLSFHIISQIGYLLLGLGLYTPLALAATLVFMVHVIITKSALFLVSGIVHRLQGTYHLKQLGGLYQSHLGVALLFLLPALSLAGLPPLSGFWAKFALVRAGLEAGQYAITAVGLGVSILTLFSMTKIWTEAFWKPRTVQEPIHVLQGRERLLYFLPALTLVGLTVLLGMLAEPIFTLATAAAQQLIDPSAYIQTVLGGAL
- a CDS encoding Na+/H+ antiporter subunit C: MEILLAVVIGGLYAAGFYMVMRRSMVKVIIGLVLLGHAANLLIFTVGGLNRGAPALVPAEGAAPVATDPVPQALILTAIVIGFGIQAFALVLFKRVYQAVGSVDLDKIRTPDT
- a CDS encoding Na+/H+ antiporter subunit B yields the protein MSKSAILSVAVRYLLPLQLLFALFVLVRGHNEPGGGFIAGLVVAAAFALYAIAHDMQQARAVLRFSPRRFIAIGLLLAAASGLIALLAGKPFMTGLWSTVELPVIGKVGTPLIFDLGVFLVVIGVALMMIFTLMEE